A single region of the Paraburkholderia megapolitana genome encodes:
- a CDS encoding GH92 family glycosyl hydrolase — MNTPVAVGGGAAAAAPAAGGTTSGATVGPTDSAATPTASPAPVAQAPVVMQLTQYVNERIGTNNGGGTSLLAGLPAGMVQWGPDTPNPGGINQWTTTGYFDGATTISDFSLTHLSGTGCHDGGGGLPVMPGTASGSPGAFSSTNETTKPGYYGVTLNNGIHTELTATQRSGLGRFTWPAGQSAQLTLTARSEDYSSGGKIAWGGKSAPATVSGSFSGGNFCNDGQSYTVYFYATFDQSFTAKTQGSKATLTFKPVASTPLVVNMRVGLSYTSVANAQANLQQEQGGTNGALVTFDTAAANADTAWNTRLNTIQVSGGSTSDTTKFYTALYHASLAPSVISDVNGNYPVFGSSSGLDASGNPGQTGKNSAGQTRVQYTTFSSWDTYRLLMPLLAVIAPHDVSDMMQSLVNDGLACGNAFPQWIEGTNNSNVMPADTVSTIVAQSYLYGATDFDTASALKIMLNDETNPSAECVSISVLPGLSDYTKLGYLPDDDNIVVDSSHSNGTSSTTLEYATTDFAVSRFAQAMGDSANATMLLARSHSWVNLMKPDATQVNNVSVTQLQPRNQDGSWPPYTSSDPVEGTAEEYTWMVPFNIGGLFNMLGGDQAVISRLTAFEPQLVMTNEPMFATPWLYNWTSRPDKTQAAVANIAATQYLATPSGLPGNDDEGATSGWFVWAALGLYPVIPAEPGFTVASPLFTNETIYFGNGKTLTITANTPQTYIQSMKVNGAAYNSTWLPFDTVKNGATIDFNLGATAPVPAWGAYQSAQPVPPSPGGA; from the coding sequence GTGAATACGCCGGTAGCGGTCGGTGGCGGTGCGGCTGCGGCAGCGCCGGCTGCGGGTGGTACAACTAGCGGTGCAACGGTTGGCCCAACGGACAGCGCAGCCACACCTACTGCTTCCCCGGCGCCCGTTGCACAGGCACCTGTCGTCATGCAACTGACGCAGTACGTCAATGAGCGGATCGGGACGAACAACGGCGGCGGTACCTCGCTTCTTGCTGGGCTACCCGCCGGTATGGTCCAGTGGGGCCCCGATACGCCGAACCCAGGCGGTATCAACCAGTGGACCACGACGGGGTACTTCGACGGCGCCACGACGATCAGCGACTTCAGCCTCACGCATCTGAGCGGTACAGGTTGCCACGATGGCGGCGGTGGGCTACCGGTCATGCCGGGCACGGCAAGCGGAAGCCCCGGTGCGTTTTCCTCGACGAACGAAACGACGAAGCCCGGCTACTACGGCGTAACGCTTAACAACGGTATTCATACGGAACTGACGGCGACGCAGCGCAGCGGGCTCGGACGTTTTACGTGGCCCGCGGGCCAGTCGGCGCAACTGACGTTGACCGCTCGGTCGGAGGATTATTCGTCCGGTGGCAAGATTGCCTGGGGTGGCAAGAGCGCGCCAGCGACGGTATCGGGGTCGTTCTCCGGCGGCAATTTCTGTAACGACGGCCAGTCCTACACCGTCTATTTCTACGCGACGTTCGACCAGTCGTTCACGGCTAAAACACAGGGCTCGAAGGCTACGTTGACGTTCAAGCCAGTAGCCAGTACACCGCTCGTCGTGAACATGCGCGTGGGTCTTTCCTACACCAGCGTTGCCAATGCGCAGGCAAATCTGCAGCAGGAGCAGGGCGGCACGAACGGCGCGCTGGTCACATTCGATACCGCCGCGGCAAACGCCGACACCGCATGGAATACGCGGCTGAACACGATCCAGGTGAGCGGCGGCAGCACAAGCGATACGACGAAGTTCTACACAGCGCTTTATCACGCATCGCTTGCGCCGTCCGTGATCAGCGACGTGAATGGAAACTACCCGGTGTTCGGCAGTTCGTCGGGACTCGATGCGAGCGGTAATCCGGGGCAAACCGGCAAGAACAGTGCGGGCCAGACCCGCGTGCAGTACACGACGTTCTCGAGCTGGGACACGTATCGTTTACTGATGCCGTTGCTCGCAGTGATTGCTCCGCACGATGTCAGCGACATGATGCAGTCGCTCGTCAACGACGGTCTTGCGTGTGGCAACGCATTCCCGCAGTGGATCGAAGGCACGAACAACAGCAACGTGATGCCTGCCGATACCGTGTCGACCATCGTCGCTCAAAGTTATCTATACGGCGCAACCGATTTCGACACGGCCTCCGCACTCAAGATCATGCTCAACGACGAGACCAACCCGTCGGCCGAATGCGTGAGCATCTCCGTGCTGCCGGGCCTGAGCGATTACACAAAGCTCGGTTATCTACCCGACGACGACAACATCGTCGTCGATTCGAGTCATTCCAACGGCACGTCGTCGACCACGCTCGAATATGCAACCACCGATTTCGCCGTCTCGCGTTTCGCGCAGGCAATGGGCGATTCGGCGAACGCAACGATGCTGCTTGCACGTTCGCACAGCTGGGTCAATCTGATGAAGCCGGATGCGACCCAGGTGAACAACGTGTCGGTCACACAGTTGCAGCCGCGCAACCAGGACGGCAGCTGGCCGCCCTACACGTCGTCGGACCCGGTCGAGGGAACAGCCGAAGAATATACGTGGATGGTGCCGTTCAACATCGGAGGTCTCTTCAACATGCTCGGCGGCGACCAGGCGGTGATTAGCCGGCTTACCGCATTCGAGCCGCAACTCGTCATGACCAACGAGCCGATGTTCGCCACGCCGTGGCTCTACAACTGGACGAGCCGCCCCGACAAAACCCAGGCAGCCGTGGCCAACATCGCCGCGACCCAGTACCTGGCTACGCCGTCCGGCTTGCCCGGCAACGACGACGAAGGCGCGACATCGGGCTGGTTCGTCTGGGCGGCACTCGGCCTGTACCCGGTCATTCCCGCGGAACCCGGCTTCACGGTTGCGAGCCCGCTCTTCACGAACGAGACGATCTACTTCGGTAACGGCAAAACGCTGACGATCACCGCCAACACGCCGCAAACTTACATTCAGTCGATGAAGGTCAACGGTGCTGCGTACAACAGCACCTGGCTGCCGTTCGACACCGTAAAAAACGGCGCAACAATCGATTTCAATCTGGGCGCGACCGCACCGGTCCCCGCATGGGGCGCGTATCAATCGGCACAACCGGTGCCGCCTTCGCCAGGCGGTGCATAA
- a CDS encoding NHL repeat-containing protein, with amino-acid sequence MSPWPGFTVSGTVAGLSGGETLTLLDNGSDSLTLTGNGAFTFAALVPANIKAGYVVTVGSQSPTIYCSVNNGSGSVTANVTNVAVICAPATYSVSTFAGSLASGATDGTGSAASFNGPAAVATDAIGNVYVADSNNNTIRKITPAGVVTTLAGSATAGSTNGTGAAASFNGPFGVAVDANGNVYVTDSNNNEIRKITAAGVVTTLAGSGAVGSADGTGAVASFSNPNGVAVDASGNVYVADSGNNKIRKITPAGVVTTLAGAGAAGSADGSGPAASFNFPGGVAVDGAGNVYVADVSNNEVRKITPAGVVTTLAGSPALGSTDSTGSSASFNGLFGISVDASGNLYVADSNNNLIRKVTPAGVVTTLAGSTKSGSANGIGSAVSFNDPLGVAVDTSGNLYVADIANNEIRKLTPPAP; translated from the coding sequence GTGTCGCCATGGCCCGGCTTCACCGTCAGCGGAACCGTTGCCGGCCTGTCGGGCGGGGAGACGCTCACGTTGCTGGACAATGGTTCAGATAGCCTGACGCTGACCGGCAACGGCGCGTTTACTTTTGCGGCGCTCGTTCCCGCAAACATTAAAGCCGGCTACGTGGTGACGGTAGGTTCGCAGTCACCGACAATCTACTGCTCGGTCAACAACGGTAGCGGCTCAGTGACGGCCAACGTGACCAACGTTGCGGTGATCTGTGCGCCTGCCACGTACTCCGTCTCGACGTTCGCGGGTTCGCTGGCGTCCGGCGCGACCGACGGCACTGGCTCTGCCGCTTCGTTCAACGGCCCCGCTGCTGTGGCGACGGACGCAATCGGCAACGTCTACGTGGCCGACAGCAACAACAACACGATCCGCAAGATCACGCCGGCTGGCGTGGTCACCACGCTGGCTGGTTCCGCGACGGCGGGCTCGACCAACGGTACGGGTGCGGCCGCCTCGTTCAACGGTCCGTTTGGCGTAGCGGTGGACGCAAACGGCAACGTGTACGTAACCGATAGCAACAACAACGAGATCCGCAAGATTACGGCGGCTGGCGTGGTCACCACCCTGGCCGGCTCCGGGGCGGTCGGCTCGGCCGACGGCACCGGCGCGGTTGCCTCGTTCAGCAATCCCAATGGCGTGGCGGTGGATGCCAGCGGCAACGTCTACGTGGCCGATAGCGGCAACAACAAGATCCGCAAGATCACACCTGCTGGCGTGGTCACTACACTAGCCGGCGCTGGAGCCGCCGGCTCGGCTGACGGCAGCGGTCCGGCCGCCTCGTTCAACTTCCCGGGTGGCGTAGCGGTTGATGGCGCGGGCAACGTCTACGTGGCCGATGTCAGCAACAACGAAGTCCGCAAGATTACGCCCGCGGGGGTGGTCACCACACTGGCCGGGTCCCCAGCATTGGGCTCGACCGATAGCACGGGCTCGTCCGCCTCGTTCAACGGTCTGTTTGGCATATCGGTGGACGCAAGCGGCAATCTCTACGTGGCCGATAGCAACAACAACCTGATCCGCAAGGTCACACCGGCGGGCGTGGTCACCACACTGGCCGGGTCGACGAAGTCTGGCTCGGCCAACGGCATCGGTAGTGCTGTCTCGTTCAACGATCCGTTGGGCGTTGCGGTGGATACCAGCGGCAACCTCTACGTGGCCGATATCGCCAACAATGAGATCCGCAAACTGACGCCTCCCGCTCCGTAA